In Prochlorococcus marinus XMU1406, the genomic stretch AATGTTTGAGACAAGATATAACCCGCAATTCCTGCGGCTGTAAATGCTAAACCATTTTTAAATAGTGGTAATAAATCATTTGTTCTGGATATTATAGGGGCCAAACCAAAAATTCCAAATAACATTCCCCATAAAGGAGAGAGAAGAGCTAAAAATCCAATTGATATGACTTGACCTTCTTTTCTTGGGGCAGAAGCGAAACCTGCTACTAAACCTCCAAGAATAGATGTACATAAAGTCCATATATATTGCTCTTTGGGTAGGCCAGGGACAACTTGACACCCTCCTCTCTCAAGGCAAATCTTTACGGAATTAATTGCATCTAATACTGCGCCATCCTCACCATGATCTTTCACATAATATTGATTGCCAAATCTTGTTTGAAGTTCAACCCAAAATAACCTTGGCATAAAATTAAAATAAGCCTCTCCGACATTAAAGTTCAGTAAATTTCCTCCTCTAGGATCTGCAACTATCAACAAACTTGTATCATCTAAATCCCAATAGTCCTTTATTGCACTACCAGGAGAACTCTCAAACTGAGATAAATATTTAATTTTCCACCCACTTTCAATTTCTAGATTGTTGAGCTTGTCCTCTAAAGATTTTTTCTGATTAGGGCTTAATGTTTTAGCTAAATCAATTACAGGTGTTTTTTCTTCTGGTAAGAGATTTGGATTATTTATAGCGAAAACGGGTTTATGTGAAATTAAAACTAATATAGATAGAAATATTCCCAATAAATAGTTAATCTTTGAAGGCATAAATAAGTTTTGTCTCTTTATATTTTCGCCGATGAATAGCTTACCCGCGAATAATACAGATTGGATAGTAAAAAAAATAATAAAAATGGGTGGGACTATAAGTTTTTATAACTTTATGAATTTTGCTTTAAATGATCCAATTAATGGTTATTACGGAAGTGGTAAAGCTGAGTTAGGCTTTCGAGGGGATTTCGTCACATCACCTTCTTTATCTGATGATTTTGCTTTTTTGGCTGGTAAACAAATAGAAGATTGGCTAATTCAGTTCAAAAGTAGTTTTTTATCTAATCAAAAATTAGCTGTAGTTGAATTTGGAGCTGGAGATGGAACCTTTATGAGCGGATTAATTAAATATTTTTTAGAAAATAACAAGAATTTTTTGGAAGGAGTTTCTTTTGTAATTATTGAACCTAATCAAGGGATGGTAAAAAAACAAAAAAATAAATTGGAGGAATTTTTAAACTTAGGTATTGATATTTCATGGAAAGGTTTGGAAGAAGTAGAGGAAAATAATATAAATGGAATAGTTCTTGCAAATGAGGTTTTAGATGCTTTGCCAGTAGAGAGAATAACCTTCTCAAAAGGAAAATTACATCGACAAGCAGTTTCTGTAGACAAAAAATCTCATAAATTATTTTTTGATGAAATGCCAATTACAAGTGAATTGAAAAAAAGTATTGAACTTGCTAAACGTGAGTTGGGAATCACTATTCCGCCTGAAGATGCCCTAGAAGGATGGACGACAGAATGGCATATAGAAAACTCAAAATGGTTAGAAGCTATTTATGGAAAAATTAATAATGGTATTTTATTGATAATTGATTACGCTAAAGAAGCTAAAAAATACTACACCTCTAACAATTCTGATGGAATGATAGTTTCTTATGAAAATCAAAAAATGATGAATAATGTCCTAGATTCTCCTGGAAATTGCGATTTAACATCTCATGTTTGCATAGAAGCTTTAATTAATGATGCTGAGACTCTTGGATTTAATACAGTTGGAATAACTAAACAGGGAGAGGCTTTGTTGGCACTTGGATTAGCAGAGAGACTTTATGGAATTCAGAAAGAATTTAAGGAGGATTTGTCAAATGCCCTTTTAAGAAGAGAGGCATTACTTAGACTCGTCGACCCTCTCTGTCTAGGTGATTTTAAGTGGTTTGTTTTTAATAAGTTTAAGGAGAAGGAAATGAATATAAATTCAACTTGTTTGCGTTAAGAAAAAAACTTTAAAAATAATGAATCATCTACGTCATCATATATATCAACTGCACCAATTTCTCTCGGTAATATAAATCTTTTTTTGCCATTACGAACTTTTTTATCGCCCATAAGTATTGTTAAAACGTCTTCTTTATTTATTATGGGGATCTCGGTAGGAAGATCGTAACTTTCTAAGAGAAGTTTCTGTCTCTCTAATTCTTCTTTAGACCATAACCCTTTCTCAATTGCTATTTTCCCAGCAATATCCATACCAATTGATATTGCCTCACCATGAAGAAATTTTCCGTATCCACATAAATTTTCAATAACGTGACCAAAAGAATGACCATAATTCAATATTGCTCTAACACCATTTTCATGTTCGTCTTGAGAAACAATATGAGACTTTGTTTTAATTGAACTATTAATTATTTTAATAAGATATTCATTCTTGAGATTCATAAGTTCATTCTTGTTTTTTTCAATTTCTAAGTATTCGAAAAGTTCTTTATCTCTTATTACTCCGTATTTTATTACTTCGGCCATGCCTGCACTAAATTCTCTTTTAGGCAAACTTTTTAAAGTTTCTGGATCAATAAAAACTGCTTTAGGTTGATTGAAAGCTCCAATTAAATTTTTACCTTTAGGATGATTTACTCCTGTTTTCCCTCCCACAGATGAATCAACCATTGATAATAATGTTGTTGGAACCTGAATATATTCAATACCTCTCAGCCAAGTAGCAGCTGCAAAACCACTTACGTCTCCAACAATTCCTCCTCCAAGGGCAATAATTACTGAATTTCTGTCTAAACCAAATTCAAATGCAACATCATATATTTCACTTAAGGTTTTTAAGTTTTTATATGATTCTCCAGCCTTGATAAGGAACATTTTGGCCTGAAATTTATTATCTTTTAAATTGTTTAAGAATCTTTCACCATACAAAAGTGATATTTCTTCATTTGAAATTACAAGTATTTTTCTATTCTTTGTTATTCCAATTTTTAAAAGTTCTTCGCTGATATTATTCAGTATCCCTGCTTCTAGGATTACTTCGTATGACTTATCACCTAACGGGACTAATATTTTTCTCTTATTCACAATTGATTACCTAGTTAAAATTTATAAATATTTGGTATTAAATACTTTATATACTAGCAAAATCTAAGCTCTAGATACTTAAAAATTCAGTTGTTAAGAATTAGAAATGGTAATAAAATCATCCTATGAGTCTTAAAAAAAATATAAACGGTATTAAGAAAAATTATTCCCTAGGAATAATTGGAGGCGGTCAACTGGCTTTGATGTTGATTGAGGCAGCAAAAAAAAGAGATCTAGAAGTATGTGTGCAAACAAAATCTTGTGATGATCCTGCGGGTTTAAAAGCAGATCACGTCATAGAAGCTGATCCTTTAAAGATAAGAGGTAATAAATCATTAATTAATGAGTGTGAAAAAATAATTTTTGAAAATGAATGGATAAAAATTGATAAATTAAATTTAATTGGCAATAACGATATTTTTGTTCCAAGCCTTAATGCAATTAAGCCTTTAGTAGATAGGTTTTCTCAAAAAAAATTAATAGATAGGATGAATATCCCCTGTCCAAAATGGACAAGTATTGAGGATTTTAAAAATCTCCCTGATGAGGAAATCAATGATTGGACTTTTCCTCTAATGGCAAAATCAAATAAAGGTGGATATGACGGTAAAGGGAACAAAAAAATAAAGACAAAAGAAGATTTAGATTCTTTTTTAATAGAGAATAATACTGATGAATGGTTACTAGAAGAATGGATAGAGTATGAAAAAGAACTAGCTCTTGTTGGTTCGAGAGATAGAACAGGTAATATAAGATTCTTTCCAATCGTTGAGACATTCCAATCGAATCATGTTTGTGACTGGGTTCTTGCACCTGCGATAAATGAATATGATTTGAACTTATTTGCAATAAATATTTTCTCTTCAATAGTCAATGAACTTAATTACGTTGGAGTTTTGGCTATTGAATTCTTCTATGGAGATAATGGGCTTTTAATTAACGAAATAGCTCCTAGAACACATAACTCAGCTCATTTCTCTATTGAAGCTTGTACTTCAAGTCAGTTTGATCAATATGTTTGCATTTCTTCTGGGATAAGACCACCTGAAATTAAAATGAACTGTGAAGGGGCAATTATGATAAATCTACTGGGGTTAAAAAAGAATTTCCCAATTTCAATGGATACAAGAGTTAAAATGTTATCTGAAATTGAGGGTTCTAATATTCATTTTTATGGCAAATCTCGAGAAATTCTGGGAAGGAAAATGGCTCATATTACATTTTTATTAAATGGTAAAACGCATTCAGAAAGATATGATGAGGCACAAGTATTATTAACTATGGTAAGAGACATTTGGCCATCTCCAAATGCATAAAAAAATAAGTTAGAGTTAAGTTGCTGGATCTTTGGTTAAGTTCTTCTTTATGTGCTCTGATCTGACTCTCTTTCGACATGAGGAGACTGTCGTGATGCGGTAGTAAACCGATCTTGTAATCGGAAACGAAAGCCCACTTTGAATCCTCTTCTGGCATTTCCAGGTCGATGCAGCAGAGAACTGACGGGGATCCGGTAATACCTATCAAACTGCTTGTTATAACAGGCTTTTGATAGGTCTTTTTATTTTATGAATTTGGTGTGCAGGACCAAGGTGCAGGACCAAGTTGCAGTACCAGATGCAGGACCATATTAGTGATTGCTAACAAAATAAAGCTATAACTAATGAAACAGATCGCTTTAGATAAAATTTTAAGTAATTTGATTCTATATTTATCTATTTAATGGCTTTTCTTTTAAGAAAAAGTCAATGTATGCAGGACCAACATAATTGCTAGCAAAGATTAGCATGACTTAGTTCTGTTGAGCTTCTATGGTCCTGCGCTGGCTACTCGGTAAACATATATTTATACATAGTTTTTAATTTAAAACTTCTCTAGGAGCTACCTAGACCCCTTAGGGGTTAATTTGAATCCTTGCTATATCGATATGAGAGCTCAGAAATTTGTGTTGAAATTATCTGGATATAGTCTTTCAATAGCTTCTTTCTGTTCTAGCTTTTTGATCTCTTCAGTATCTAAAACAGGGCAGGTGTTTTGATTCAGTGATGAGAGGAAAGTGCTTTTATTGAATAGTTTGAAAAGTGGTGGGAGCAGAAATCTTTTCATTCTCTTGAATAGTCCGAACCTTCTAAACACCAATAAAGCATCCTAGTTTTACTAAGTTTTTTCTTGCTCATATATTTTTGACCAGAAGCTTCGCATTGTTTCATTGAATCGGTTGGTTACTTGTCATACCTTGATATCTCAGAACTAACCATACAGTTCCTGCATTAACAGCAGTAGGTAAAGCAAGTGCAGCTAGTAGTGGGATTAGGAAGCGTTTCATATCTCAATTAAATTTATTTCCACAAGAGTTTAATTTCATATCAAATGAATCTAGTCCGCCTGGTCTTTTCACTTTTATTCGTTGAAGTAAATCGACTATTGATACAGCAAAATTTAAACCTTCACTAGAAGTTTTACCAAAAGTATTTACACCAATTACTTCACCATTCTCATTTAATAAGGGACCTCCACTATTTCCTGGATTTATTGCTGCATCAGTTTGAATTAAAGAGGAACCAGCCATAACAATAGAATCAAAATCATTTCCAGATCTTCTTACGGCACTTACTATTCCTCTGGTGACGGTATTTGATAAACCTAGAGGAGAGCCTAATGCAATGACATCTTCACCAGCCGTTGGGTAGTTTGAGTAACAAATAGGAAGAGCTTTTGGTAGGTTAGTTCCAGAAACACTAATAATTGCAAAGTCATCGTCTCTACTTACAAAAATTACCTTGCCTTTGTAACTTCTTCCGGAAACAGTCTCAATTAGGATTTCTTTGTTATAAGATCCGCTTACCACATGTCTATTTGTAATTAATTTCCCATCATCAGTAACAAAAAATCCAGTGCCTTGGCTACTTCCTGCTTTTACTGTTACAACACTTGGAAGTGATCCCCCTGCTATTTCTCTAATTGAGGGTTTTTCTTTAATTGATTTAATAGCTATGTTTATTTTTGGAATTTTCCATTGCTTAATAGATTTTTTATAAAGAGCAGACATTTTTTCTACTGTTTCTTCTCCGATAGGAACTACTGTTTTATCTACTCTTATTGATAAGCCATCATATGATTTGGCATTTTTTACATCATTTACAAATGCATTCGGCAACATAAATATTCCATCATCTCCATATAAAGAATAAGTTTTACCTGCAAATTTAATTTCTAATGGAGATGGTATTTCTCCTCCCGCAGTCTCATATCCATAGGAACATGCTAATAATCCGCAACCTGCTTTTAATGACCATAATCCCCTTACGTAGTCAGTACTCCATTTTGTAAAAACAGTTGATTCATAAGGGTAACTAAATTTGTAGTTCCTGTCATAAACTACATATTCAATAGATTTATCGAATCCAGAAACTAATTTTACAATTTGTCCGTAAGGAACTTTTCTTCTTTTTGGGACTCTATTCCATAAAATATCACTTTCCAGTTCAACAACTGATAATCCTGTATCAGGATCAATAAGTTCTTTTCTTCTTGGATTGCCATCTTTATCAACGCAATCTTTATGCTTACCTCTATGTACTGGAGATTCGCAATTTATCTTAACGGCAGATATTTCTGGTGCGTAAGTTGAAGAGATTCCAATAAAAGCAAGATAAGAAAGAGAGATTAAAGTAGCTTTTATTCTTTTCACAAGACTATTAATTAATTAACAAGTATGATAATGATTCTTTCTAATATCTTCAATCCTCTATTAAGTTCTCTTAACCTTGGCTTGATTATCTTTCTTCCTTGTTTTAACTACTCCACCATCAACATATAGTTCATTACCGAAGGCAGCTTGAAGTCCAGAATAATCATTTGTTTTCTTTCCTACTCTTTCTTGTTCTTCTTTGAATTGAAGTATTATTTTGATTACCTCTTCAGGGTTAGTTGGTTTTCCTTCTTTATCAAAATTAATTTGATATATATCCTTTAGGATCTCTTTCTCCTCTTTTGGTAATTCAGAAAGATCATTCTTTCTATAATTCTCTTGAACTTCTTCTACTAGTGATAGTTGATTTATTTCCTTTCCAATTTGACGTTGTATTTCTGCTTCAACCTTTGACCTGTTCGCGAGTGCTTCTTTGTGAGTATTGCCTACTTTCTTCCTTATTGAGTTCCCAAGTTTAGCCCTCAAAGACTTTGGTGTCGCAACTGTTATGTAATAACCAGTTCTACCTTTTCTTTGGTGGATACTAGACACTTGTGCAGGACCATTATGCAGGACCAACATAGCAATGAAAACCTAGTTATTCAAGCTATTATTAGAGTTCTATGAGTTTATGGCTTTTTCAGGTCGATGCAGCAGAGAACTGACGGGGATCCGGTTTTATCTATCAAAAGCTTGTTCAAATACGCTTTTGATAGGTATTTTATTTTTTAGGAATAGCTAGACTGTTTTTATTCTCTATCAGTTTCAATAATTCGCTCGCCATAATACTTGACGATTCATTGCCAATGTATTTATAGTAGTAGTACATATGTATTACTAACTAATGACTTTAGGAGGAGCTAATGTTTGGACTAATTTTTCTTACGGTTATCGTAATGAGTCCCCAAGTGGTTGGTTGCTTAGCCCAAGCCGCAGCAGATTAATTTTATTTACAAGGAATAAAAAATCTCCAAGAAATAATATGAGAATCTTTGCTCATACTTATTATGCAAATAATCTTGGTGAGCCAATGGCAATTAAATCATCAACTCAAATGTATTTGGATAATGCTTGGGATAAATGGCATGACCTTCAATTAGAAGGTTGGACTTTTGAAGAACTTGAATTACCTGAATCAGTATGACTAACTTAAATCCAATCAAAAAGAAACTATCAAAAGTAGATAGAAAGATATCTATTCAAGACTCATCAAAATTATTAGCAGAATTTTTTAATGGTGTTGTCATTGAACTTGATGAAGAATATAGATATGACTCATAAAGAATTGATAGAAGAAGTTTCCGCAAATTTATTTAAACAAAGCGGTAAGTTAGAAAGCAGAAGATCTTGGTTGGTAATGAGAAATTATCTCGAGCAATTAGATATGGAACAACTTAAATCCATGCTTAAGGACCACGAATGATTTAAAAACTTTATTTAGTTTTTATTTTTTTCTTAATTCTTAGAAAACCGTAAGTTGCAAAGCCAACCAAAAACATGTCCAAGTAAATATGCCAAGTAGGAAAAATCTGGTGTACTAATTCCATCAACTTTTTATTGCCACTTGCCAATAAGGATAATCTAAATTTGATTTTTCTCTCATTAATTGCAATTTTCTAGAGTTTATCTTTACTACTATTCCATCTGTGGGATATTTCCTAAAAAGCTTCCCTTCTAGCCACATTTTTCTAAATACTTGAACTTGGCTCGTATAGTTACATGAAATATCCTGAGGGATCGTGAAGCCCAGCTCCGAAAGACTTTTTTTGGACTCATATTGGTTAAGTGTTGAATTTAGTATTTGAAATGCGCAGAAGCTAAGACTTTCAGAAAATCCTTCTTTAGCTCTTAGATATCCAGAAGCGAATCTCTGGGAAATATTTGGACATTGGTTGGGCGCAAATAATTCACCTCTAACTTGAAGAACTCCTCGTAAAGGGAGATTAGTGGGAATGTCTTGGACTTTAATAAGTTTAATAGTAATGTCTGACCCTTTTCTTGATATTGCTTTCTCCAAGGTTCCATCTCTATATTGCAAAGCAACAGCACAACCATCAATTTTCGGTTCAATTAATAATCTGGTATCTACTAATAATCCTTTTAAAAAATCATCTAATGAATCCTTTTCTAATGAAGGTAAAACTAGTTTATTTTTCTTTTTAAAGTAATCACAATTAGGGTTTGTTCTTAATAAATTCTTTTCAAGTTGGTCGAACTGCTTATCAGAAATTAAAGCATTACCATTTCTATAATTATCGTCATACCATTCAATGCGTTCTTCTAAATAAGTCTTCATTTAATACGATGGCTTAATTTTTTGGCTATGTATCCAACTTGGTTTATCTATGATCCATTTTTCTCTATCTTCATATTTAACAGTCCATAAAAGAAATGAAGAAATTTGTTTTAGGGATATGCCAATCATATATCTTGTTTTTGGACTAATTGATATAAATCCAAATAATAATATTAATAAAAAAAGTTTAAATATAACCTTAATCATTTAAAAATTCAGCGTAAATTTTGCAAACTTTTTAATTAATGCAATTTTTATAACCTTCAATCTTCGCTAGTTCATCAATATTTAAACCTGTTTCTTCTAATAAAGTTTCGCCTATATCGTCTTTATTAAATTTAGTTAATGCTCCCTTAGTAGAATACTTAATACATTGGTTTTTATATTTTGCTTCTTTTACAATAGGGAATAAATAAAAACCAAACAAGATAATAAATGCTCCATAAGTTACAACTTTTCTATGGTTTTTCCACCATTCATAAAATTTATTAGACACGAAAAATAAATAACTAATTTCTATTTTAAATTGATTGTCAACAATATTACTTAAGTAATTGAAGGATTGATTAATTTATTGTTTTTTCATTAATAGATTTAACCCAAGAATAATATCTTGATTTTCTAATTCTTTGCTCTTTCCAGACTAATCTATCGGCAGATTCTAAGAGTGATTCTCCTTTCTCAACTTTTGTTGTAATAGATATACCAAAACCTTTTGCTTCAATTTTTGCAATGCCACCCTCTAAAAAAAATAAAAAAGACCAACCTTTATTCCATCCTAAATAGAAGGGATTTCGATACATTTTATGTTTTTGGATTTACTCTTTAATGATATTTTCCTTTTGAAGGAGTTATTTGTATACCCTATTACCAAATAAGAAGTTTATGGCTGATTATCTCTGGAAAGAAATTTTGTAATTAAATAATTGTTTGGCGGAATACTTGACGTCGGCAAGTAGTACATTTATATTAATAGTACAACTGTATTATCTTCATGACTTCAGGAGTCGCTAATGTTCGGACTAATTTTTATCGTAGCAGCCTTATTGACCCCCCAACTGGCTGGCTGTTTAACCAAAAAAGTGGTTTATTAATTTTTTTTGAGAGTTATAAGAAATATGTTTCTAATAACTTAAAAGTATATACTCACCTTTTCTATGCAAATGAATTAGGTGAACCAGCCCAACTTAAAAATTCAAGACTTCATTCTATTGAGTGTGCTTGTGAAACATGGAATGAATTAATTTCAGGAGGTTGGCAAATTGTTACTAATAAATTCCAGTAAATATGATCAAGGTAAATCCCGTAAACTGGGAATATCTAAAAGAATCTACCTTAAAACGAAAACGAACAAAGATTTGTATTACCTGCAATCACTTTCGATACAGCACCACAGAAACTTTTGCTACTGTCTTGATCTGTCCAAGATATGAAAAACGCATACCACAGGGTGATCATTTACTTAAAGGTTGTGAATATTGGCAAGAAAATAGGACGATATTTTCTCCTGAATTATCTTAATTATTCTCTAATTAAAATTTTCTAAGTAGATATATTTAATTATGTAAACAAAGCATTATTTTATACAACTTAAAAAATTTCTTTTAAGTAATTTTGAACCATGATTCAATTTTACTTTTCAATATTTTTATTAGTTGTGCTTACATTTTTTGCACTTTTATTAGATGCACCAGAATTGGCTTCTTTAATACAAACATTTTAGAAAATAATAAATCAGCATTTTTACTGATTTACTTTCTTAATAAGTAAGGCCTAGGTTTAACTTGTCGAGTAGGAGGGATCTAATGATTGACAGTCCACCAGAGGAGTTAGTTCATAAAATTTAAATCTAGATAAAACTAATGCTAAATCTGGAATGAATTTTCTTTTTGAGATTCATTCCTTTTTAATTATTTTAAAAGGGACGAAATTATGAATATAAAATTATAAATGTAAAAAATTTGTTCATATTAAAATGATTTGAAGCCAAAGATAATTGTAGATAATGGTTAACTTTACCTGAACCCAAAACCAGTTTTTTGCCCTTCCTTTTCTTCCCATTCATTCATAATTAGTTTTAATAAACTTTTAACTTCTGAATTCGAAGCATCAGTATCTTTTTGAAGATTTATACAAATGTTTTTTATTTCCTCATAAGCATTATCAATTAATATTGTTTTTTGATCTGGATTAGCCATAGAATTTTAAAATACTCCATTACAGTTGAACCCACTGCAGTTAATAATCCTAAAAATATTCATTACAAAGATGTGGAATCTTTCATCATAAAAAAATGCCCAGGTTGTAAAAATAGCAAAACCAGAGACAGCAAAAGCAGCATATTGAAGCCAATGTATTCCATAGCTGTCTAATCCATTTTTATCAAAATCAGAGTTACTCAATTGTTTTTTTTACTTATGATAAAAATTTTTTTTTTAAAAGGAGAGTTTGTTTTGATCGAGAGATTAATTTCTCTTTAAGACTTTATTCTATCTTTAGTTTAAATAAAACCAGGTATTATCCAGCCAAAAAAACCGTAGTTTATTATTAAAGCTAAAAAACCAATCATAGCTAATCTCCCATTTGTTATTTCGGCATTTTTCCAAAATTTACCCATGTAGTTTTTAATTTTTATCGAATTTTTATCTATCAAATAATTTGGTTCTAAAGGTTCCTGCAACCTTTTGATGGCGTATAAAGAAAATTGAATTGTGATTGCAATGATAACAACTATAAAACTAGTAAGAGCATCCATTTTTAGATTTGATATGTGATCAATTAGTAAGCCAAAGAGTAAATGATAATTTTATGTATCAAACATTTCCTTATTTCTGCTTTATTGACAGAGGAAACCTTAACTTGAATTATTAAAGAATGTAACATATTTTAAAAAAAATAGTATGAATTCTTACTTTTTCTTTCTGTTTCACATTTTTGAGGGCTAAAATGTTACAATTATGTGTCAGTTATATCCTAAGTGTTGTCTTAATTAAATTACAGAATTAGCTTTAAAGTCTTGTTTCTCCAAATTAGATAAAGTATTGATAAGTTCTAAATAAGAATATATTTTCAATGTTATTTATTTAAAATATTTTTTAAAAACTTGAAATTATTACTTTTGTTTGATTTCCGGAAGGTAAAATTTATTACCTAATGTATAACCAATTGCCATGAGTACGAACCCAATAAGTTGAGGTAAATGAGAATTTGCTAGAGAGATTTTTTCAATCATTTATTAACCTATAAATAAATATAATAATAAAAAATTTTTAATACTGTAAGTCTATTTTCTTTTTGATTCTTTAATTTCCCCAGATTTTTTTAGTGAATTAACAAGTCTTTCATTTTCTGTTTTTAAATTTTCTAATGCAGATTTTGTGAATTGTTCTTTAGCCTCAAATTTTGCTGAACTTATAATTTTTTTATTAGGGAGTTTTTTCTTCGGTTCTGGCTTCATATTAAGCAACTTTTTAGAAATTTTAGAAGTTATTTTTTTTGTATTAGGTATTATTTTTTACATTTTTCTGGTTAATAATATTTGTTTACAAAAACAAATTAATCTTTATCTTTTGGGAGCCTTAACCATCCAGAAGTCCATTCTGATTTTAGTTTTGTCCATGAGATCCTTTTAATATCTTTTTTATTTTTGGTAGGAAAAATATCAACCCATCTATCTTCATTTTTACCACCATAAGCTTTAACTTGAAAATGCCTATTACCATTAATATTTTTTGGTGCTGTCCAACAAAGAGTAGGAGGCCATTTCATGAGAAATTTTTAAGAGCTAAAAAAACTAAAGCTTGCTTTGCCCAGTCAAAACTAAACCATAATATGCAATAGTACCAAGAATAAGTACGATACCTAGTATTCTAATAATCATGATTTAGTATTTTTAAATTCAAGTTATATTAAAGAAGATTTATAAATTTGAGTTGAAGATTTAATATTTTCTAATTTTTCCTTTTTTTATTTCTAACTATGGAGTGGCAAGATTCAGGATGCCATTCATTCTGAATTTTGCCAACAAAATCATAAATAAATGAATCGGGGCATCCAGTTTCTCTTTGAAGTTCTGAAAGT encodes the following:
- a CDS encoding Notch domain-containing protein, encoding MSNKFYEWWKNHRKVVTYGAFIILFGFYLFPIVKEAKYKNQCIKYSTKGALTKFNKDDIGETLLEETGLNIDELAKIEGYKNCIN
- the aroB gene encoding 3-dehydroquinate synthase, encoding MNKRKILVPLGDKSYEVILEAGILNNISEELLKIGITKNRKILVISNEEISLLYGERFLNNLKDNKFQAKMFLIKAGESYKNLKTLSEIYDVAFEFGLDRNSVIIALGGGIVGDVSGFAAATWLRGIEYIQVPTTLLSMVDSSVGGKTGVNHPKGKNLIGAFNQPKAVFIDPETLKSLPKREFSAGMAEVIKYGVIRDKELFEYLEIEKNKNELMNLKNEYLIKIINSSIKTKSHIVSQDEHENGVRAILNYGHSFGHVIENLCGYGKFLHGEAISIGMDIAGKIAIEKGLWSKEELERQKLLLESYDLPTEIPIINKEDVLTILMGDKKVRNGKKRFILPREIGAVDIYDDVDDSLFLKFFS
- a CDS encoding DUF1651 domain-containing protein, with product MTLGGANVWTNFSYGYRNESPSGWLLSPSRSRLILFTRNKKSPRNNMRIFAHTYYANNLGEPMAIKSSTQMYLDNAWDKWHDLQLEGWTFEELELPESV
- a CDS encoding NAD-dependent DNA ligase yields the protein MKTYLEERIEWYDDNYRNGNALISDKQFDQLEKNLLRTNPNCDYFKKKNKLVLPSLEKDSLDDFLKGLLVDTRLLIEPKIDGCAVALQYRDGTLEKAISRKGSDITIKLIKVQDIPTNLPLRGVLQVRGELFAPNQCPNISQRFASGYLRAKEGFSESLSFCAFQILNSTLNQYESKKSLSELGFTIPQDISCNYTSQVQVFRKMWLEGKLFRKYPTDGIVVKINSRKLQLMREKSNLDYPYWQVAIKS
- a CDS encoding DUF1651 domain-containing protein, producing the protein MTSGVANVRTNFYRSSLIDPPTGWLFNQKSGLLIFFESYKKYVSNNLKVYTHLFYANELGEPAQLKNSRLHSIECACETWNELISGGWQIVTNKFQ
- a CDS encoding SAM-dependent methyltransferase — translated: MNSLPANNTDWIVKKIIKMGGTISFYNFMNFALNDPINGYYGSGKAELGFRGDFVTSPSLSDDFAFLAGKQIEDWLIQFKSSFLSNQKLAVVEFGAGDGTFMSGLIKYFLENNKNFLEGVSFVIIEPNQGMVKKQKNKLEEFLNLGIDISWKGLEEVEENNINGIVLANEVLDALPVERITFSKGKLHRQAVSVDKKSHKLFFDEMPITSELKKSIELAKRELGITIPPEDALEGWTTEWHIENSKWLEAIYGKINNGILLIIDYAKEAKKYYTSNNSDGMIVSYENQKMMNNVLDSPGNCDLTSHVCIEALINDAETLGFNTVGITKQGEALLALGLAERLYGIQKEFKEDLSNALLRREALLRLVDPLCLGDFKWFVFNKFKEKEMNINSTCLR
- a CDS encoding 5-(carboxyamino)imidazole ribonucleotide synthase, translated to MSLKKNINGIKKNYSLGIIGGGQLALMLIEAAKKRDLEVCVQTKSCDDPAGLKADHVIEADPLKIRGNKSLINECEKIIFENEWIKIDKLNLIGNNDIFVPSLNAIKPLVDRFSQKKLIDRMNIPCPKWTSIEDFKNLPDEEINDWTFPLMAKSNKGGYDGKGNKKIKTKEDLDSFLIENNTDEWLLEEWIEYEKELALVGSRDRTGNIRFFPIVETFQSNHVCDWVLAPAINEYDLNLFAINIFSSIVNELNYVGVLAIEFFYGDNGLLINEIAPRTHNSAHFSIEACTSSQFDQYVCISSGIRPPEIKMNCEGAIMINLLGLKKNFPISMDTRVKMLSEIEGSNIHFYGKSREILGRKMAHITFLLNGKTHSERYDEAQVLLTMVRDIWPSPNA
- a CDS encoding TPM domain-containing protein encodes the protein MPSKINYLLGIFLSILVLISHKPVFAINNPNLLPEEKTPVIDLAKTLSPNQKKSLEDKLNNLEIESGWKIKYLSQFESSPGSAIKDYWDLDDTSLLIVADPRGGNLLNFNVGEAYFNFMPRLFWVELQTRFGNQYYVKDHGEDGAVLDAINSVKICLERGGCQVVPGLPKEQYIWTLCTSILGGLVAGFASAPRKEGQVISIGFLALLSPLWGMLFGIFGLAPIISRTNDLLPLFKNGLAFTAAGIAGYILSQTLFSRYEKPKNT
- a CDS encoding S1C family serine protease, whose translation is MKRIKATLISLSYLAFIGISSTYAPEISAVKINCESPVHRGKHKDCVDKDGNPRRKELIDPDTGLSVVELESDILWNRVPKRRKVPYGQIVKLVSGFDKSIEYVVYDRNYKFSYPYESTVFTKWSTDYVRGLWSLKAGCGLLACSYGYETAGGEIPSPLEIKFAGKTYSLYGDDGIFMLPNAFVNDVKNAKSYDGLSIRVDKTVVPIGEETVEKMSALYKKSIKQWKIPKINIAIKSIKEKPSIREIAGGSLPSVVTVKAGSSQGTGFFVTDDGKLITNRHVVSGSYNKEILIETVSGRSYKGKVIFVSRDDDFAIISVSGTNLPKALPICYSNYPTAGEDVIALGSPLGLSNTVTRGIVSAVRRSGNDFDSIVMAGSSLIQTDAAINPGNSGGPLLNENGEVIGVNTFGKTSSEGLNFAVSIVDLLQRIKVKRPGGLDSFDMKLNSCGNKFN